The following are from one region of the Salvia splendens isolate huo1 chromosome 2, SspV2, whole genome shotgun sequence genome:
- the LOC121764703 gene encoding protein CANDIDATE G-PROTEIN COUPLED RECEPTOR 7-like translates to MRNLLPVLLPLLLLLASFASAEIKNLKISSDSRPMILFERFGFTHTGQASITVSSVSVMSNVASPEPSRLGFFLLSEESLIQVLIELQSNPSFCVLDSKYINLLFTFRDLSPPPHSSFSHSYPITSPNEYSLFFANCAPESTVSMNVRTELYNLDGRGDEKDYLSAGLTQLPSLYFCFSVIYVVFLAYWIYALLQNKKSVHRIHLLMGLLVVMKALNLLCAAEDKHYVKVTGTPHGWDVLFYIFQFIRVVLLFTVIVLIGTGWSFLKPFLQEKEKKVLMIVIPLQVLANFASIVIGETGPFIKDWVTWNQVFLLVDIICCCAIIFPIVWSIRSLRETSKTDGKAARNLSKLTLFRQFYIVVIGYLYFTRIVVFALRTIAAYKYQWVANAAEEIASLAFYAIIFYMFRPVEKNEYFALDEDEESAAEMVLRDEEFEL, encoded by the coding sequence ATGAGGAACCTACTCCCCGTGCTCCttccgctcctcctcctcctcgcatCCTTCGCCTCCGCCGAGATAAAAAATCTCAAAATCTCCTCCGATTCACGCCCTATGATCCTCTTCGAACGATTCGGATTCACGCACACTGGTCAAGCATCCATCACCGTCTCCTCCGTCTCCGTCATGTCCAACGTCGCCTCGCCGGAGCCGTCACGTCTTGGTTTCTTCCTCCTATCGGAAGAATCCCTAATTCAGGTTCTAATTGAGCTCCAGTCTAATCCTTCCTTTTGTGTCCTCGATTCCAAGTACATTAATCTCCTCTTCACCTTCCGCGATCTGTCGCCGCCGCCTCACTCCTCCTTCTCCCACTCGTACCCGATCACATCTCccaacgagtactctctcttcTTCGCCAATTGCGCTCCTGAATCTACGGTGTCGATGAACGTGCGAACCGAGCTGTACAATCTCGACGGCCGTGGGGATGAAAAGGACTACTTATCCGCTGGTTTAACTCAACTGCCGTCGTTGTATTTCTGTTTCTCTGTTATATATGTAGTGTTTCTGGCCTACTGGATCTATGCGTTGTTGCAAAATAAGAAGTCTGTTCATAGAATCCATTTGCTTATGGGGCTTCTGGTTGTTATGAAAGCATTGAATCTGCTTTGTGCTGCCGAGGATAAACATTATGTGAAGGTCACCGGGACTCCACATGGATGGGATGTATTGTTTTACATTTTCCAGTTTATTAGGGTTGTTTTGTTGTTTACCGTCATCGTCTTGATCGGTACTGGATGGTCGTTTCTGAAGCCATTTTTgcaggagaaggagaagaaggtGTTGATGATTGTGATCCCATTGCAAGTATTGGCCAATTTTGCATCAATTGTGATTGGGGAGACTGGTCCCTTTATCAAGGATTGGGTAACTTGGAACCAGGTGTTCCTGTTGGTTGATATAATCTGTTGCTGTGCCATTATTTTCCCAATTGTGTGGTCTATTAGGTCATTGAGGGAGACATCAAAGACCGATGGGAAGGCTGCTAGGAACCTGTCTAAGCTGACTCTGTTTAGGCAGTTTTACATTGTTGTAATTGGGTATCTCTACTTCACAAGGATAGTAGTGTTTGCTCTCAGAACCATTGCTGCCTACAAGTACCAATGGGTGGCTAATGCCGCTGAGGAGATTGCTAGCCTTGCTTTTTACGCTATAATCTTTTACATGTTTAGGCCGGTTGAGAAGAATGAGTACTTTGCACTTGATGAAGACGAGGAATCTGCTGCAGAGATGGTTCTTAGAGATGAAGAATTCGAGCTTTGA